The genomic region CCTCTGCAAACTGCGCTCCACTTCCGGATCAGGGTCTAACACCACTGTAGTTACAGTACAAGGTGagttatgactttttctttatttacatGTTTCCTCCCTGTCTTCTGTTATCTTTCTAAATGTCCTTAATCTTTACAGACTGCCTTGGAAGTGTTGGCTCCTCCATCAATGAGACTCATGCTGAGTGCTGGTTCACAGGAGTTTACCCCGATGGCACCGTCCACTGGTTCCAGGGAGACGTTAACTTAACAGACCTTGCCGTCCCACAGGAAGTGGTGGATAATCAGCGGTACAATGTCAGCAGTACAGTAGTTGTGCAGAAAGGAAACCTGAGCCAGCCGTATGAGTGCTCACTGTGGATACCTTCAACAGGGAAATATCTCTCCAGTCAACAGCTACATATGGTTCAAAAACTGGTCATCGATTCATCAGGAAATATGATCAAACTGCAGTGGATCTGCATGATTGTGGGAATCATGATGGTGAAATTTATGGCATAAGACACAGGTGGAATTCAGATGCTGATAGAATAGTTGAAATATGACAGAGATGAAACAGACATGAAGATGACTGTTTAGTAAACCTGCCTGTAGCTCTGGAAGGACAAGAGCTTGTAGCTTTTTTCATGCTCTAAAAAACCTTAATATTTCACTGATAAGTAAATCTTTAACTGGTGGGAAGAAGTCGGCTCATGTATTGTTTGGTTTGCGTAAAAAtctgaaagcatattttcactCCCATAGCACAGATCTTTGCTTgatatagtattttttttttccaaatatcaCTCATGTATTACTGGTATTATCATGCTCATTGTAACCACTGAAAACCTTTACTTCATGCTGATGGCCACAAGGGGGCAGTCTTCCCATGCAAGAAGGACCGCTTATTCACTGCATGAACACAGCGCTTGcaaattgtaaatattgtaaaGTAAACCTGAATCAGTATTCTAAATTTACTGCAAATACATTGACACTGAAGGAGAGGAAATTTGCCTACTAGTTATcacaaaaaaaattgaaaaaatccTTTAAGCAGATATAATTCATGTGAATGGCCCAGCAGCTACCAGAGGgccaataaaaatgaaattaaaaggaATAGATTAGGGACACATAAACCAAAATATGATgtgatgttgtgatgtttttaaTATAGCTAACAGTACTGATACTGATCTGAAACACAGCTTCTGATAACATGCAACGTGTGGTAGATATTGTATATtaaggatttttatttttctaaatctGCTTTGTGCCATTTGAAATGGGTAAAATGTAATAAACATTTCCTCCAGGTAAGCTTTGTGAGACTACGTCATGTaaagttttctttctttgccCGTCCGTCATTATCTCTATTAAGatctgtactgtacataatgtTCCTAAAAGCTGTGTTTCCTCTCCTGTGACAGGGTGAACGCCTGCTGTTCCGACCAGATGTGTTTGCTCATCTGTGGTGTGACAGTCTGAGAGGTTGCTTGGTTATACTGGTTTAGACTTCTGTAAACTCCTCACTGCACTTCGCTGCAAACGTATTTGCTTCAGAGGTGTTTAGGTATGCAGCCCTTCAGGCCAATTACAGCCAAGTGTGTCACCAGGCTTGAAAAACCCATGGTTGAGGTAGTTCGGTAGAGTAGACGGGAGCAACGGTTTTACAGCCTGTTGAATGTGCTTTTGTATTTCAATCTCAGATTTTGTTGATAAATTTTCTGCTCAATGGTGCAAGTGTCAGATTACACCCAAGTTTTGCTCAGGTGGTGGTAAGTAACTGAAACTTACATTACCACTTAATTTAGACGACTTCATGAAGTCATGAGTGGCAAAACATCCCCAGCTCTGCTCCTGTCCGGTGTACAGTTAAATCCAGCAGGAAGAAAGAGACACAACTATAAGCTCCTGAGGTAATATGTAAACATCAACAGTGGCTGAGCCAAGAGAGCAGGTGAGGACATGTGCAGGTATTTTAGTTGCACAATAACGTTCTTATTATTAATCATAGCAGTCATGGTTACGCAAGCAGGAGCAAAGCCATTAATAGAAACGTGAGATTCAAGGCTCAAACTaaagaaagtaaaaataatgCATCAGTGAAACGGGGACAAAGACAGGAGACATCCAGGCCTGGGAGCTTAGAGTTGTTAAAGCAAGCTGCCAGAGCAGGAGAGGCAGTTAAGAGGCAAGATAACGTGACCTCAGAGGACCCTGTGGAGAGCAGATACACACTGCAGATTAGTTACAGAGTAACAGGAGTAACAGAGCGGAGactgtttttttcttgcagCACCTTCACAGTGAGACAACAGAATCTATAACCTGTAATCATTCAGGCCCAATATGTCAATGTCAGACTCAACGCTACATGCTACTGAAGTCTATACAGAAATGCACAGTTTATGAATTTGTAAAAATAATATCATTATCAAGCCTTACAGAAATACTTTGATATTTTGGGAAATCTGATTATCACcttcttgctcagagttgcaTGAGACAATTGATGCCGTTCTGTGCAGTAAACATGAAGCTATTGCTAGCcgctagttagcttagcacgAAGCCTGGAAGCGTGTTGTTTTCacgattttgtttttgtagaggAGTGGTTCATCccaactttctttctttcttcttagtcattagttcgagGTCCACGCAGTtcaatatattcagcgtcatagtGTGTCTGgtcatgtcgttgagctagtttgttgtctctgtcaagtagctgtcagttaatcactcactctgcagcagaaaATGGCGCTTCTggataaaagctctgtgctggaaatttactaTACTTAAAAAtagagtgtgttttcttttttacaaacttgacacgtcgtgagtcacttgcggtctaTTCAGAATGGGCCGCGACTCatttttggaccatgacccaccagttgggaactgcTTTTGTAGCGTTTCTACAAACAAGATATAATTTGTTAATTGTTGAGCTTTAACACTGCTGCTAAGTGTCACCTTTAAAGAGAACCATGCTAGCAGTTTCCTCCTGTTCCAAGTAgtgttgcaacagtatgagctTTTCACAGTATGGCAACTGTCTTGgaaaatattgcagtttcacggaatcacagtattacagaatttatatcaTTATCAGTTAGGATGACCCTCAAGGAATAAAAACAgtagggttatttttggttgagcaaacttttattactataattgaaacttgaaaccattttgttaatggtagggatgtcccgatccgaggATCAGATCGGGTATCAGCTCCAATcttgttatttttacaaaatcggaatcggtaataaaagatcggaggaatcaaaacaacaaaaatggccaggtttttcatctatgttgttcattgttgcctcCACTTTCCAATGTATAaaagatataggcctattttgtttgttgaagacaGGAAGAAGACattgaatttgtttacattttgtgctgcagATCAGACTTGGTATCGGACTCtgtatcaaaataaaggactccgTATCGGATCGgatgcaaaaaaatgtgattttccaTCCAGTTGTCTTTATTTCACGTTGAGTGTCCCCCTGTCCGCTGGGAGTGAAGCAGTATCGGGGCACCATCGGAAAACTCCACAATGTGTCAGCAGTGAGAGTCGGTGGTTACTGATGTTACTGGGTTACAGACTTTGGGTCGCCCCCAGACCCTTAAAGGAAGCTGGCCCTATGCAGACTCGATCCCTTGAAAAAAACTGCTCCCAGACCCTGCGGTGGGTGCCAGTTTTTAAGGGGTTGCCAGTTAGCTTTATGTGTGGTACTGATTAAGAGGATGGGTGAGTTGACCAAGCCTTTCTGACCCTAGTTCCAAGTCtttgagctaagctaagctaactaggtGCTGGCTTTAGCTTCATCTTTAGCATACAAACATGAGTGTGGCATCAATCTGTTGATCTTTCATAACAGCAACAATATTGTTTATCTTAATGGGAAAAGTTAGTTAATATTCGCCcactgttattaaaaaaaaaaaaaaatctaatcagtaATATTTATATGCAAATCACCGGAGAATGTTGTTTATCTCCTGGTGTGTCA from Epinephelus lanceolatus isolate andai-2023 chromosome 18, ASM4190304v1, whole genome shotgun sequence harbors:
- the LOC117268185 gene encoding uncharacterized protein LOC117268185, which codes for MSFSSGVRTQHVFGWVSIIWFMSAVCIIVSESVELQTISQVAAQCGNNVTLTCDAVSSHQLDIRSFEWLARDRSVCQNGHGQPDRKVLCERGDHSLTLTLLNVTPDDQGTYLCKLRSTSGSGSNTTVVTVQDCLGSVGSSINETHAECWFTGVYPDGTVHWFQGDVNLTDLAVPQEVVDNQRYNVSSTVVVQKGNLSQPYECSLWIPSTGKYLSSQQLHMVQKLVIDSSGNMIKLQWICMIVGIMMVKFMA